The following nucleotide sequence is from Terriglobia bacterium.
CGGCCGGGATCAAGACTGGTCGTGATGGTCCGGAGCGCGCGTTCCTTGTAGCTCTGGAGTTCCGTTACCGCTCCCGTTCTGACCGTGACTTGAACGTGCCGCCCAGCGCCGTGCTTGCGCGCAATGTAGCGTCTGACCGTGCGGAAGGCAAAAGTGTCTCTCGCGTCGGCGTTGAAGAATCGCTGGCTGAGTTCCGCGAGCTGGTGGCTTCCGCCGGTGCGGGGATTGCCGGCGAATTCATTCAGCATCGTGACCGTCCTGATCCTGCCACGCTCATCGGCAAAGGCAAGCTGCTGGAAATTGCCGGCGCTGTTGCTTCCGTCGATGCCGACCTGGTGCTCATCGATCATGAGCTTTCTCCTTCCCAGCAGCGCAATATTGAAAAAGAAGTAAATGCGCGCGTCATTGACCGCACCCAGCTTATCCTCGATATCTTTGCCCGCCACGCCCGCAGCCGAGAAGGCCAGTTGCAGGTTGAGCTGGCGCAACTGGAATACATGCTGCCTCGGCTCGCCGGACGAGGCATTGAGATGTCGCAGCTCGGCGGCGGCATCGGCACGCGCGGTCCCGGTGAAACGCAGCTTGAAACCGACCGACGCAAAATCTATCGCCGCATCCGCCACATCAAGCATCAGCTTGAGGACGTAAAGCGCATTCGCGGGCAGCAGCGTCAGCGTCGTGAATCTGTCCCGTTGCCC
It contains:
- the hflX gene encoding GTPase HflX; translation: MKTGRDGPERAFLVALEFRYRSRSDRDLNVPPSAVLARNVASDRAEGKSVSRVGVEESLAEFRELVASAGAGIAGEFIQHRDRPDPATLIGKGKLLEIAGAVASVDADLVLIDHELSPSQQRNIEKEVNARVIDRTQLILDIFARHARSREGQLQVELAQLEYMLPRLAGRGIEMSQLGGGIGTRGPGETQLETDRRKIYRRIRHIKHQLEDVKRIRGQQRQRRESVPLPTVALVGYTNAGKSTLFNVLTGAGVLESAKMFATLDPTVRGVTLPSKRKVLLSDTVGFIRNLPTTLVSAFRATLEEVQRAALLLHVADVTSASAHDQQTQVESVLKDLEVMDRPQIRVMNKIDLVPQAQRREFKNTANTVYISAQKQLGLNDLLAAIDDHLKIDAIEHMRIRVPQSEGKLLSLIESRAHILKRSYRDSKVQMEVDAPESLARVLREYVVRPRTR